The candidate division KSB1 bacterium DNA window TATAGTGTGTGATATAAATGAAAGGATCAAATGAACATTCCATACAGCTATTAACAAAAATAGGCTGATTTACATATGAAAGAAATTATTAAAAAATACACGAACAATGAAGTGACAATTGTATGGAAACCCGGTGTTTGCATCCATTCATTTGTTTGCATCAATACCCTGCCTAAAGTATACAATCCTGACGACAGGCCCTGGATTAAAATTGAAAATGCATCTACAGAGGAGTTGGTTAATCAAATAAAAAAATGCCCGTCAGGGGCATTAAGTTATTACATGAACTCTGAAGATAACCAGGAGGCCGAAAGCTTAGAAACTACCGTTGAAGTTCTTGAAAATGGCCCGCTTATAGTTTATGGCACATTGAATGTGACACATAAGGATGGAAAAAAGGAACTCAAAAATAAAACAACTGCATTTTGTCGATGTGGAGCTTCTGGTAATAAACCCTACTGCGATGGTTCTCACGTCAAGATCGATTTCAAGGGATAATATTAATACGATAATGGATAAAAAATAAAATGAAGACAGATAAAATTATTGCTGTAAAACCAATCGATTTCCCCTGGGAAACACAAGACCCTTTCTTGTTTTGTGCCTATCATAGAGATGAATACCCTAAAGGAAACGAGCAAATGGCTCCCGACACTTCACTTTTGAAAGGCAGGAATATCGGGCAGGATTTCACCATAAAAGACGGTTGGCGTATGTACCACGGCAGCACTATTCCCGGGTTTCCATACCACCCACATCGAGGTTTTGAAACCATAACAATTAACAAAGAAGGTGTCGTCGATCATTCGGATTCTTTGGGAGCAGCTGGACGATTTGGAGAAGGAGACGTGCAGTGGATGACGGCAGGTAAAGGGATTCAGCATTCGGAGATGTTTCCTCTGATTCATAAAGATAAAGAAAATCCGTTAGAAATGTTCCAGGTTTGGCTCAACCTGCCTAAAGCCAGCAAATTTGTAGAACCACACTTTAAGATGCTGTGGAAGGATTCTATTCCTGTGGTCACGGAAAAAGATAGTAACGGACAATCAACAGTGATTGATGTTATTGCCGGCAACCTTAAAGGTGTCCAGGCTCCCAAACCAACTCCTGATTCATGGGCTGCAAATTCTGATAATTTGGTAAGCGTTTTAACCATAAAAATGGCAGCCAATGCAAGATGGACGCTCCCCGCTGCTGCAGCAGAAGCGAATAGATCCCTCTATTTTTATCGTGGCAGTAAACTAACCCTCGAAGGTGAAACCATTAACGAGAATCATTTAGTCCATTTAAAAGCCAACGAAGAAGTTACTCTTGAAAACGGAGACCAGGAGGGTTATTTGTTAATGCTGCAAGGGAAACCCATAAACGAACCTGTTGCACAGCATGGTCCCTTTGTGATGAATACACAGGAAGAGATCCGTCAGGCAATGATGGATTACCAAAAAACGGAATTTGGCGGCTGGCCCTGGTCTGAGCGAGAGCAGGTTCATGATAGAAAAAAAGGCCGGTTTGCATTGCATGCCGATGGCAGGGAAGAAATTAAATAAGATCATTTGTTGACCTTCAAAATACTCGAACAAACAAAATAAAAAGATAAATAAAATTGACATAATTATACAATACGACTGAAACGGGCTACCGAAATCGGAAGGACCCCCAAATGCTAACTAACATAAAATATTTTTTATCTCTTCTATTGATCTTTGGTTTTTCTTTAGCTTCTTTTTCTCAGGAAAAGAATGAAGAAGGCAAAAAAGAGAAAGCGCCTGCTTACCAATTGTTTAG harbors:
- a CDS encoding (4Fe-4S)-binding protein, with translation MKEIIKKYTNNEVTIVWKPGVCIHSFVCINTLPKVYNPDDRPWIKIENASTEELVNQIKKCPSGALSYYMNSEDNQEAESLETTVEVLENGPLIVYGTLNVTHKDGKKELKNKTTAFCRCGASGNKPYCDGSHVKIDFKG
- a CDS encoding pirin family protein translates to MKTDKIIAVKPIDFPWETQDPFLFCAYHRDEYPKGNEQMAPDTSLLKGRNIGQDFTIKDGWRMYHGSTIPGFPYHPHRGFETITINKEGVVDHSDSLGAAGRFGEGDVQWMTAGKGIQHSEMFPLIHKDKENPLEMFQVWLNLPKASKFVEPHFKMLWKDSIPVVTEKDSNGQSTVIDVIAGNLKGVQAPKPTPDSWAANSDNLVSVLTIKMAANARWTLPAAAAEANRSLYFYRGSKLTLEGETINENHLVHLKANEEVTLENGDQEGYLLMLQGKPINEPVAQHGPFVMNTQEEIRQAMMDYQKTEFGGWPWSEREQVHDRKKGRFALHADGREEIK